One segment of Sandaracinaceae bacterium DNA contains the following:
- a CDS encoding DNA translocase FtsK 4TM domain-containing protein, which produces MLGILCAAATILVTLSLWSYDAHGGRNWIGPVGAGLAGVLATAFGIAAWLVPLELGLGTLRLFTRSHTPLGVGRVASTMVIVLVGCAMVHLALPGEEVFGGHMPGGVLGEVLGEVLRSLLGLAGSFVIGISVLLITVVLRTPFSVIQSARKAADASLQGLKRGRDWSQAALDAWREAREIERQEREEAELAAQPRIISDTLDGLDPDDEEEAVVFSESEDAISADPADAELVDEDEPEEAPPPLPAKSKPAKAKQPAKAPSKGKGKTGPTIVAPTETPPQPRSVKMPEPQMDGEFVLPPSSLLDPPPPQAIHIDEATLRENALQLTETLEAYRVKGRVDEIHPGPVVTMYEFEPESGTKISKIAGLSDDLAMALAAKKVRIVAPIPGKARVGFELPNKDRQTVYLRELLEDDRWDKMKAALPVAFGKDIAGQPVYGDLAKMPHLLVAGATGSGKSVGLNVMLCSLLARRSPEEVRMLMIDPKVVELAVFDGIPHMLLPVVTDMNKASLALRWAVDEMERRYQLFADAGARNITTYNQRVDKVRAGEMPAEKLFKSRKGKVAAQGLNGEEVLIDPANGESPDPMPDPERLPYVVVVVDEFADLMMVAAKDVEAAIARLAQKARAAGIHVILATQRPSVDVITGMIKANFPARIAFKVSQRQDSATILGRNGAEHLLGMGDMLMLPPGQSDLQRVHSAYVGEDEVKAICDHLREQGKPVYDEKILEPRDEDGGPNVPESDDPLYDKAVACVAQAGYCSISHIQRQLSVGYNKAAKLVDRMEEEGVVGPASSKAGGRREVLITAL; this is translated from the coding sequence GTGCTGGGGATCCTGTGCGCCGCGGCCACCATCCTGGTGACGCTCTCGCTGTGGTCGTACGACGCGCACGGCGGGCGCAACTGGATCGGACCCGTGGGCGCGGGGCTGGCCGGCGTGCTGGCCACCGCGTTCGGCATCGCCGCGTGGCTGGTCCCGCTGGAGCTCGGCCTCGGCACCCTGCGCCTGTTCACCCGCAGCCACACCCCGCTCGGGGTGGGTCGCGTCGCGTCCACGATGGTCATCGTGCTCGTGGGCTGCGCGATGGTGCACCTGGCCCTGCCGGGCGAGGAGGTCTTCGGCGGCCACATGCCCGGCGGCGTGCTCGGCGAGGTCCTCGGCGAGGTCCTCCGCTCGCTCCTCGGCCTGGCCGGCTCGTTCGTGATCGGCATCTCCGTGCTGCTCATCACCGTGGTGCTGCGCACGCCGTTCTCGGTGATCCAGAGCGCGCGCAAGGCGGCCGACGCCTCTCTCCAGGGCCTGAAGCGAGGGCGCGACTGGAGCCAGGCCGCGCTGGACGCGTGGCGAGAGGCGCGCGAGATCGAGCGGCAGGAGCGTGAGGAGGCCGAGCTGGCCGCGCAGCCGCGGATCATCAGCGACACGCTCGACGGCCTCGACCCCGACGACGAGGAGGAGGCGGTGGTGTTCTCGGAGTCCGAGGACGCGATCAGCGCCGACCCCGCGGACGCAGAGCTGGTCGACGAAGACGAGCCGGAGGAGGCGCCGCCGCCCCTGCCTGCCAAGTCGAAGCCCGCCAAGGCCAAGCAGCCGGCGAAGGCCCCCAGCAAGGGCAAGGGAAAGACCGGCCCGACCATCGTCGCGCCGACCGAGACCCCGCCCCAGCCGCGCTCGGTGAAGATGCCCGAGCCGCAGATGGACGGGGAGTTCGTGCTCCCGCCGTCGAGCCTGCTCGATCCGCCGCCGCCGCAGGCGATCCACATCGACGAGGCGACGCTGCGCGAGAACGCGCTCCAGCTCACCGAGACCCTCGAGGCGTACCGCGTGAAGGGGCGGGTCGACGAGATTCACCCGGGGCCGGTCGTCACGATGTACGAGTTCGAGCCGGAGAGCGGCACGAAGATCTCCAAGATCGCCGGCCTCTCCGACGACCTCGCGATGGCCCTCGCCGCGAAGAAGGTGCGCATCGTCGCGCCCATCCCCGGCAAGGCGCGCGTCGGCTTCGAGCTGCCCAACAAGGACCGACAGACCGTCTATCTGCGCGAGCTGCTCGAGGACGATCGCTGGGACAAGATGAAGGCGGCGCTCCCGGTCGCCTTCGGCAAGGACATCGCGGGCCAGCCGGTCTACGGCGACCTCGCGAAGATGCCGCATCTGCTCGTCGCGGGCGCCACCGGCAGCGGCAAGAGCGTCGGCCTCAACGTGATGCTCTGCTCGCTGCTCGCGCGGCGGAGCCCCGAAGAGGTCCGCATGCTGATGATCGACCCGAAGGTGGTCGAGCTGGCGGTCTTCGACGGCATCCCGCACATGCTGCTGCCGGTCGTCACCGACATGAACAAGGCGTCGCTCGCCCTGCGCTGGGCGGTCGACGAGATGGAGCGGCGCTACCAGCTCTTCGCCGACGCGGGCGCGCGCAACATCACGACCTACAACCAGCGCGTCGACAAGGTGCGCGCGGGCGAGATGCCGGCCGAGAAGCTCTTCAAGAGCCGCAAGGGCAAGGTCGCCGCGCAGGGCCTCAACGGCGAAGAGGTGCTGATCGACCCGGCGAACGGCGAGAGCCCGGACCCGATGCCCGACCCCGAGCGGCTCCCCTACGTGGTGGTCGTCGTCGACGAGTTCGCGGACCTGATGATGGTCGCGGCGAAGGACGTCGAGGCCGCGATCGCCCGGCTCGCGCAGAAGGCCCGCGCGGCCGGCATCCACGTGATCCTGGCCACGCAGCGCCCGTCGGTCGACGTCATCACGGGCATGATCAAGGCGAACTTCCCGGCTCGCATCGCCTTCAAGGTCAGCCAGCGCCAGGACTCGGCCACCATCCTCGGCCGCAACGGCGCCGAGCACCTCCTCGGCATGGGCGACATGCTCATGCTGCCGCCCGGGCAGAGCGACCTGCAGCGCGTGCACAGCGCCTACGTCGGTGAAGACGAGGTCAAGGCGATCTGCGATCATCTGCGCGAGCAGGGCAAGCCGGTCTACGACGAGAAGATCCTCGAGCCGCGCGACGAGGACGGCGGCCCGAACGTGCCCGAGAGCGACGACCCGCTCTACGACAAGGCCGTCGCGTGCGTGGCGCAGGCGGGCTACTGCTCGATCAGCCACATCCAGCGACAGCTCAGCGTGGGCTACAACAAGGCGGCGAAGCTCGTCGATCGCATGGAAGAGGAGGGCGTCGTCGGCCCGGCCAGCAGCAAGGCCGGCGGGCGCCGCGAGGTCCTGATCACCGCCCTCTGA
- a CDS encoding radical SAM protein, producing the protein MDVSLILTHRCNLACGYCYAGEHHKTDIDEDVLRRGVELLFSDGAPHAQLSFFGGEPFLAFETMQRATLLAEAKAQALGRDLTLQCTTNGTSLKAEHVEFIRTHGVRVTVSIDGIREAHDQNRPCAGGKPSFDQVRAGMRRLLDAGVACDAMMVITPDTAEHAYLSCNFLWSEGVRKVRANLALDMEWSEEARRELREQLVSIGWELLARRMRGEDVSFVPFEPGMRELEVSLAAAPVRGPRAKLVVGTSGHLYPCAPMVGEDRDAGPEARLRLGHLDDGPERILSAVRAQGVACEKGKGCQCAAYLETGDRYTAGRIGGWYGRVCREIGRTVAEALARTPTERPKRSKRRGVLLGLAAIVGGAAVAAPLLGPLFQEDTPAPCSLRNRKQVGWTGEPYPDVAGAVAIPEDIAPPGGISAPPEPEVLIDGEMPVWEEPRPLVEIADPEE; encoded by the coding sequence ATGGACGTCTCGCTCATCCTGACCCATCGCTGCAACCTCGCCTGTGGCTACTGCTACGCCGGCGAGCACCACAAGACCGACATCGACGAGGACGTGCTCCGGCGCGGCGTGGAGCTGCTCTTCTCGGACGGCGCGCCCCACGCGCAGCTGTCGTTCTTCGGCGGTGAGCCGTTCCTGGCCTTCGAGACGATGCAGCGCGCGACCCTGCTCGCGGAGGCGAAGGCGCAGGCGCTCGGACGCGACCTGACGCTCCAGTGCACCACCAACGGCACCTCGCTGAAGGCCGAGCACGTCGAGTTCATCCGCACGCACGGCGTGCGGGTCACCGTGTCCATCGACGGGATCCGCGAGGCCCACGACCAGAACCGCCCGTGCGCCGGCGGCAAGCCGAGCTTCGACCAGGTGCGCGCGGGCATGCGGCGGCTCCTCGACGCGGGCGTGGCGTGCGACGCGATGATGGTCATCACACCCGACACGGCCGAGCACGCCTACCTGTCGTGCAACTTCCTCTGGAGCGAGGGCGTGCGGAAGGTCCGCGCCAACCTCGCGCTGGACATGGAGTGGAGCGAGGAGGCGCGGCGCGAGCTCCGCGAGCAGCTCGTCTCCATCGGCTGGGAGCTCCTCGCCCGGCGCATGCGCGGCGAGGACGTGTCCTTCGTGCCGTTCGAGCCGGGGATGCGCGAGCTCGAGGTCTCGCTCGCGGCGGCGCCGGTCCGCGGTCCGCGCGCCAAGCTCGTCGTCGGCACGTCGGGGCACCTCTACCCGTGCGCCCCCATGGTGGGCGAAGACCGCGACGCCGGCCCCGAGGCGCGGCTCCGGCTCGGGCACCTCGACGACGGCCCGGAGCGCATCCTCTCGGCCGTGCGCGCCCAGGGCGTCGCCTGCGAGAAGGGCAAGGGCTGCCAGTGCGCGGCCTACCTCGAGACCGGCGACCGCTACACGGCGGGTCGGATCGGCGGCTGGTACGGCCGGGTGTGCCGCGAGATCGGGCGGACCGTCGCGGAGGCCCTCGCCCGCACGCCCACCGAGCGACCGAAGCGGAGCAAGCGCCGCGGCGTGCTGCTCGGCCTCGCCGCGATCGTGGGCGGCGCCGCCGTGGCCGCGCCGCTCCTCGGGCCGCTCTTTCAGGAGGACACGCCGGCGCCGTGCTCGCTGCGAAACCGCAAGCAGGTGGGCTGGACGGGCGAGCCCTACCCGGACGTCGCGGGCGCCGTCGCGATCCCCGAGGACATCGCTCCGCCCGGCGGCATCTCCGCGCCGCCCGAGCCCGAGGTGCTGATCGACGGCGAGATGCCGGTCTGGGAGGAGCCCCGGCCGCTCGTGGAAATCGCCGACCCGGAGGAGTGA
- a CDS encoding arylamine N-acetyltransferase, protein MSFDLARYLARVGLAEAPAADRAGLFALHEAQARAFTFENLDVLAGVGPSIDEDAIAEKLLTSARGGYCFELNGLLRMALHALGFDARPLLGRVIVRRAPGDDPGPKTHLVNLVRLDGEPWIADCGFGGGLPLHPIRLEAGSPSVHLDATLRYVEGELGWTLQKQEGDGWRDLYALSLEPVFPADIVMGNHFTSTHPGSPFKRQPFLSRIVGDARITLLGDRLTHHRPEGEAVETIEEPERVMREIFALDP, encoded by the coding sequence GTGAGCTTCGACCTCGCCCGCTATCTCGCGCGGGTCGGGCTCGCGGAGGCGCCGGCCGCCGACCGCGCCGGGCTGTTCGCGCTGCACGAGGCGCAGGCGCGCGCGTTCACGTTCGAGAACCTCGACGTGCTCGCCGGCGTCGGGCCGTCGATCGACGAGGACGCCATCGCGGAGAAGCTCCTGACCTCGGCCCGCGGCGGGTACTGCTTCGAGCTGAACGGACTGCTCCGCATGGCGCTCCACGCGCTGGGGTTCGACGCCCGCCCGCTGCTCGGCCGGGTGATCGTGCGGCGCGCGCCGGGCGACGACCCGGGGCCGAAGACGCACCTCGTGAACCTGGTGCGCCTCGACGGCGAGCCGTGGATCGCGGACTGCGGCTTCGGCGGCGGCCTGCCGCTCCACCCCATCCGGCTCGAGGCGGGCTCCCCGAGCGTGCACCTCGACGCGACGCTCCGGTACGTGGAGGGCGAGCTGGGCTGGACGCTCCAGAAGCAGGAAGGCGACGGCTGGCGCGATCTCTACGCGCTGAGCCTGGAGCCGGTCTTCCCCGCCGACATCGTGATGGGCAATCACTTCACGTCGACGCACCCGGGCAGCCCGTTCAAGCGGCAGCCCTTCCTCAGCCGGATCGTGGGCGACGCGCGGATCACCCTGCTTGGGGATCGGCTCACCCACCATCGCCCGGAAGGCGAGGCGGTCGAGACGATCGAGGAGCCCGAGCGGGTGATGCGCGAGATCTTCGCGCTCGACCCCTGA
- a CDS encoding thioesterase family protein, which yields MPFVHPMQVRFADTDAQGHMYFANYLTFCDEALAAYMRHIGVPWQALVESGVDMFYRGAKCDYRGSATFEETVSIETRISRIGESSVTSSYVMRDEAGEILAEAELTSVCVDPKTRQKVRVPDVLRDAVAGLEGTP from the coding sequence ATGCCTTTCGTTCACCCGATGCAGGTGCGCTTCGCGGACACGGACGCGCAGGGGCACATGTACTTCGCCAACTACCTGACGTTCTGCGACGAGGCGCTCGCGGCGTACATGCGCCACATCGGCGTGCCTTGGCAGGCGCTGGTCGAGTCCGGCGTGGACATGTTCTATCGCGGCGCGAAGTGCGACTACCGCGGCAGCGCGACCTTCGAGGAGACGGTGTCGATCGAGACGCGGATCAGCCGCATCGGGGAGAGCAGCGTGACGTCTTCCTACGTGATGCGGGACGAGGCGGGCGAGATCCTCGCCGAGGCGGAGCTGACGAGCGTCTGCGTCGACCCGAAGACCCGGCAGAAGGTCCGCGTGCCCGACGTGCTGCGAGACGCGGTCGCCGGGCTCGAGGGGACGCCGTGA
- a CDS encoding sigma-70 family RNA polymerase sigma factor: MSGQRQTAGELYRAHAPFVAGFLLRLGVPRGEMDDVVQDVFVVAHRKGGFTPGAAKPTTWLAEIALRVWSNRKRAKRRRPAEPGGDLALDAVSAAASPEQALATQRSLERAQRCLDGLDLDHRAVFVLFELEGERCADIAAALGVPVGTVHRRLHTARARFKAAYAALEGGSDG; the protein is encoded by the coding sequence TTGAGCGGGCAACGACAGACCGCGGGTGAGCTCTATCGCGCACACGCGCCGTTCGTGGCTGGGTTTCTGCTTCGGCTGGGGGTTCCGCGAGGCGAGATGGACGACGTGGTGCAGGATGTGTTCGTAGTGGCTCACCGGAAGGGTGGGTTCACGCCGGGCGCCGCGAAGCCGACCACCTGGCTCGCCGAGATCGCCTTGCGGGTCTGGTCCAACCGCAAGCGCGCCAAGCGTCGCCGGCCCGCCGAGCCCGGCGGCGACCTGGCCCTCGACGCGGTGAGCGCGGCGGCGAGCCCGGAGCAGGCCCTCGCCACCCAGCGCTCGCTCGAGCGCGCCCAGCGCTGCCTCGACGGCCTGGACCTCGACCACCGGGCCGTGTTCGTGCTCTTCGAGCTCGAGGGCGAGAGGTGCGCCGACATCGCGGCCGCGCTCGGCGTCCCGGTGGGCACGGTGCACCGCCGCCTCCACACCGCGCGCGCCCGGTTCAAGGCCGCCTACGCCGCGCTCGAAGGAGGCTCCGATGGATGA
- a CDS encoding MopE-related protein, with translation MKRLTSPIVSVQLFSATLALSAAIGCASPGVVGEADAGLDARVEADGGGSSIPGLTELRVEPGDVTVTDDGVGPGETASFRAIGVIEGEESDVTDRVTWILGDEDLGALEGGDFTSAGIGGRTRVTAAAGRVRAEATLTVVLEAIVIAEGVPADAPTLFAADPGGDVVGDGALSIVYPSDGTMLPRNLERITHQWVAPDRLDVYEVRFDSDLAHLRYYVAEPQLPIDPASWRWLADTHAGGSVEVSVRGLSAADPSTIHRSQTISELFSASEVLGALYYWSTGAQGVMRAHISAPSATLFFSDPESGDRECVSCHTVSRDGRRLAVAYGGERLREVTIPEREVRIPADPTEDGPAYGWGTFNPGATRLLYANRGALTLLDAETGAVLREVELPADTYATHPDWSPDGAYVAVALTVGSAPSNKAVSESSIARIPVLPGDTFGVPEVLVPSEGSDDSLFFPSYSPDSRWIAYVRADGKSKDNETSRLLLARADGSRPPIEMPILNQRVRDLEGVIDLGNSMPTWAPSTTPDIFWLAFSSIRDYGWLLEGTSRDQLWAAAIDPARAELGADPSFAGFWMPFQQMDEGNHRAFWALADEDECPSTVEICDGLDNDCDGIVDEMCCTPRAEICGNGVDDDCDGVADEGCGCEPVEDCANGVDDDCDGATDGDDEDCIII, from the coding sequence ATGAAACGGCTCACGTCCCCCATCGTCTCGGTCCAGCTCTTCTCGGCCACGCTCGCGCTCTCGGCGGCCATCGGCTGCGCTTCCCCCGGCGTGGTCGGAGAGGCCGACGCGGGCCTCGACGCGCGGGTCGAAGCCGACGGCGGCGGCTCCTCCATCCCGGGCCTGACGGAGCTCCGGGTCGAGCCCGGCGACGTCACCGTCACGGACGACGGCGTCGGACCGGGGGAGACGGCCTCCTTCCGCGCCATCGGCGTGATCGAAGGGGAAGAGTCCGACGTCACCGACCGCGTCACCTGGATCCTCGGAGACGAAGATCTCGGCGCGCTCGAGGGCGGCGACTTCACCTCGGCCGGCATCGGGGGCCGCACCCGGGTCACGGCCGCCGCCGGCCGCGTCCGCGCCGAGGCGACGCTGACCGTCGTGCTCGAGGCGATCGTGATCGCCGAGGGCGTGCCCGCGGACGCGCCGACCCTGTTCGCGGCCGACCCTGGAGGCGACGTCGTGGGCGACGGAGCGCTCTCCATCGTCTATCCGAGCGACGGCACGATGCTGCCCCGGAACCTCGAGCGCATCACCCATCAGTGGGTCGCGCCCGACCGACTCGATGTCTACGAGGTGCGCTTCGACAGCGACCTGGCGCACCTCCGCTACTACGTCGCCGAGCCCCAGCTGCCTATCGACCCCGCGAGCTGGCGCTGGCTGGCCGACACCCACGCGGGCGGATCCGTCGAGGTCTCGGTGCGCGGTCTTTCGGCGGCGGACCCGTCGACCATTCACCGGTCACAGACGATCAGCGAGCTCTTCAGCGCGTCGGAGGTGCTCGGCGCCCTCTACTACTGGAGCACCGGGGCGCAGGGCGTCATGCGCGCCCACATCTCGGCCCCGAGCGCGACGCTCTTCTTCTCCGACCCGGAGTCGGGCGATCGCGAGTGCGTCTCCTGCCACACCGTCTCGCGCGACGGCCGCCGTCTGGCGGTCGCCTACGGGGGCGAGCGCCTCCGCGAGGTCACGATCCCGGAGCGCGAGGTGCGCATCCCCGCCGACCCGACCGAGGACGGCCCCGCGTACGGCTGGGGCACGTTCAACCCGGGCGCGACCCGGCTCCTCTACGCCAACCGCGGCGCGCTGACGCTCCTCGACGCCGAGACGGGCGCCGTCCTGCGCGAGGTGGAGCTCCCCGCCGACACGTACGCCACCCACCCCGACTGGTCGCCCGACGGCGCCTACGTGGCCGTCGCGCTCACCGTGGGCAGCGCGCCGAGCAACAAGGCGGTGAGCGAGAGCAGCATCGCGCGCATCCCCGTGCTCCCGGGCGACACGTTCGGCGTCCCGGAGGTGCTCGTTCCGAGCGAAGGCAGCGACGACAGCCTCTTCTTCCCGAGCTACTCGCCCGACAGCCGCTGGATCGCGTACGTGCGCGCCGACGGGAAGTCGAAGGACAACGAGACCTCGCGGCTGCTCCTCGCCCGGGCCGACGGGAGCCGACCGCCGATCGAGATGCCCATCCTCAACCAGCGCGTGCGCGACCTGGAGGGGGTGATCGACCTCGGCAACTCCATGCCCACCTGGGCGCCGAGCACGACGCCCGACATCTTCTGGCTCGCGTTCTCCTCCATCCGCGACTACGGCTGGCTCCTCGAGGGGACGAGCCGCGATCAGCTCTGGGCGGCCGCGATCGATCCGGCGCGCGCCGAGCTCGGCGCCGACCCGAGCTTCGCCGGCTTCTGGATGCCCTTCCAGCAGATGGACGAGGGCAACCACCGCGCCTTCTGGGCGCTGGCGGACGAGGACGAGTGCCCCTCCACGGTCGAGATCTGTGACGGGCTCGACAACGACTGTGACGGGATCGTGGACGAGATGTGCTGCACGCCGCGGGCCGAGATCTGCGGCAACGGCGTCGACGACGACTGCGACGGCGTGGCCGACGAGGGCTGCGGCTGCGAGCCGGTCGAGGACTGCGCAAACGGCGTCGACGACGACTGCGACGGCGCGACCGACGGCGACGACGAGGACTGCATCATCATATGA
- the acs gene encoding acetate--CoA ligase — protein MAYEVPARVRENAATPITDLDRYREHWMRAERDPDGFWLDVAKERVAWRKEPTIGLAGSFDEIKGGPLSWFSDGQLNVTESCVDRHLETRGDKVAILWEGDEPSDVRKLTYRELHAEVCKAANALTALGLQKGERAIIYMGMVPEAAIAMLACARIGAVHSVVFGGFSAEALRDRIRDCGAEIVITQDWGLRGGKKIPLKNVADEACEGESSVKKVLVYKRTEDEVAWNDDRDVWWHDAVDGASAEHEAVTLDAEHPLFVLYTSGSTGRPKGLVHTSGGYLTYTSYTHGTVFDLREDDVYACVADVGWITGHSYIVYGPLANGATTMMFESVPVYPDAGRYWDMVARHRITILYTAPTAIRALAARGNEHVTKHDRSSLRVLGTVGEPINPEAWEWYHGVVGEGRCNIVDTWWQTETGGIAISPIAPATPTKPGSATYPMPGIIPSLRTPEGQIIRGNGQGLLCIDHPWPGQARTVWGDHERFVSTYFAHVPGVYFTGDGCRRDKDGYYWITGRVDDVLNVSGHRMGTAEFEAAIVTVEEVAEAAVVGFPHPVKGQGVYAYVVPQDGDTIDDASINAACRKEIGAHARVDRVQIVPGLPKTRSGKVMRRILRKIAEGRGDELGDVSTLADPSVVEKIREGAILDD, from the coding sequence ATGGCCTACGAAGTGCCCGCCCGCGTGCGCGAGAACGCCGCCACCCCGATCACCGACCTGGACCGCTACCGCGAGCACTGGATGCGCGCCGAGCGCGACCCGGACGGCTTCTGGCTCGACGTGGCCAAGGAGCGCGTCGCCTGGCGCAAGGAGCCCACGATCGGGCTCGCGGGCAGCTTCGACGAGATCAAGGGCGGGCCGCTCTCCTGGTTCTCCGACGGTCAGCTGAACGTCACCGAGAGCTGCGTCGACCGCCACCTCGAGACGCGCGGCGACAAGGTCGCGATCCTGTGGGAAGGCGACGAGCCGAGCGACGTCCGCAAGCTCACCTATCGCGAGCTGCACGCGGAGGTCTGCAAGGCCGCCAACGCCCTGACCGCCCTCGGCCTCCAGAAGGGCGAGCGCGCGATCATCTACATGGGCATGGTCCCCGAGGCCGCCATCGCCATGCTCGCCTGCGCCCGCATCGGCGCGGTGCACTCGGTCGTCTTCGGCGGCTTCAGCGCCGAGGCGCTCCGGGACCGGATCCGCGACTGCGGCGCCGAGATCGTGATCACCCAGGACTGGGGCCTCCGCGGCGGCAAGAAGATCCCGCTCAAGAACGTCGCCGACGAGGCGTGCGAGGGCGAGTCGAGCGTCAAGAAGGTCCTCGTCTACAAGCGCACCGAAGACGAGGTCGCCTGGAACGACGACCGCGACGTCTGGTGGCACGACGCCGTCGACGGCGCGAGCGCCGAGCACGAGGCGGTGACCCTCGACGCCGAGCACCCGCTCTTCGTCCTCTACACCTCGGGCTCGACCGGGCGCCCCAAGGGGCTCGTGCACACCTCGGGCGGCTACCTCACCTACACCAGCTACACGCACGGCACGGTCTTCGATCTGCGTGAAGACGACGTGTACGCCTGCGTCGCCGACGTCGGCTGGATCACCGGCCACAGCTACATCGTCTATGGCCCGCTCGCGAACGGCGCGACGACGATGATGTTCGAGTCGGTCCCCGTCTACCCCGACGCCGGCCGCTACTGGGACATGGTCGCGCGGCACCGGATCACGATCCTCTACACCGCGCCGACCGCCATCCGCGCGCTCGCGGCCCGCGGCAACGAGCACGTCACCAAGCACGATCGCTCGAGCCTGCGCGTCCTGGGCACCGTCGGCGAGCCCATCAACCCCGAGGCGTGGGAGTGGTACCACGGCGTCGTCGGCGAGGGCCGCTGCAACATCGTCGACACCTGGTGGCAGACCGAGACCGGCGGCATCGCCATCTCGCCCATCGCCCCCGCCACCCCGACCAAGCCCGGCTCGGCCACCTACCCGATGCCCGGCATCATCCCCTCGCTCCGCACGCCGGAGGGCCAGATCATCCGCGGCAACGGCCAGGGCTTGCTCTGCATCGACCACCCGTGGCCCGGCCAGGCCCGCACCGTCTGGGGTGACCACGAGCGCTTCGTGTCGACCTACTTCGCGCACGTCCCGGGCGTCTACTTCACCGGAGACGGCTGCCGTCGCGACAAGGACGGTTACTACTGGATCACGGGCCGCGTCGACGACGTGCTCAACGTCAGCGGCCACCGCATGGGCACCGCCGAGTTCGAGGCGGCCATCGTCACGGTCGAGGAGGTCGCCGAGGCGGCCGTCGTCGGCTTCCCGCACCCGGTCAAGGGCCAGGGCGTCTACGCCTACGTCGTGCCGCAGGACGGCGACACCATCGACGACGCCTCCATCAACGCCGCGTGCCGCAAGGAGATCGGCGCCCACGCGCGCGTCGATCGCGTCCAGATCGTGCCCGGCCTCCCCAAGACCCGCTCGGGCAAGGTCATGCGCCGCATCCTGCGCAAGATCGCCGAAGGCCGCGGCGACGAGCTCGGCGACGTCTCCACCCTCGCCGACCCGAGCGTGGTCGAGAAGATCCGCGAAGGCGCGATCCTCGACGACTGA
- the bioA gene encoding adenosylmethionine--8-amino-7-oxononanoate transaminase, protein MRLPPELSRADVVALERRHVWPPYTSSERHEGTEPLVITAAEGPWIVDADGRRYLEGNGSWWTCTLGHGHPRLRAALARQAEQLMHVAAGGITHAPVALLAKELVEVAPTGLTRAHFSDDGSTAVEVAVKAAFQYWQQNGRPTRTRFISLAGAYHGDTLGAASLASLEEFHHVFGPLLFEVIRTPDAADPEGWEKAFAHVEAELRARPDEIAGVIVEPLIQGAAGMRMYAPQLLARLREVTREVDTFLIADEVFTGYGRTGAMWACELAGITPDFLCTAKGFTAGVLPMAATLATDRVYDGFRGGAERALMHGHTFCGNPLGAAVAREVLAVYRDEDVIGQVRRKAPLVEAAFARLGELDGVRRVRSLGLVGAADLGEGGYRGQAGWNVFEAALARGVFLRPLGDTVYVTPPLNISEADLTHLLDVLTESVRQAC, encoded by the coding sequence ATGCGACTGCCCCCAGAGCTGTCCCGCGCGGACGTCGTCGCGCTCGAGCGGCGCCACGTCTGGCCGCCCTACACGTCGAGCGAGCGGCACGAGGGCACCGAGCCCCTGGTGATCACCGCCGCCGAGGGGCCCTGGATCGTCGACGCGGACGGCCGCCGCTATCTCGAGGGGAACGGCTCTTGGTGGACCTGCACGCTCGGGCACGGCCACCCGCGCCTCCGCGCCGCTCTGGCTCGCCAGGCCGAGCAGCTCATGCACGTCGCGGCGGGAGGGATCACGCACGCTCCGGTCGCCCTGCTCGCGAAGGAGCTGGTCGAGGTCGCGCCCACGGGGCTGACGCGGGCGCACTTCTCGGACGACGGGTCGACCGCGGTCGAGGTCGCGGTGAAGGCGGCCTTCCAGTACTGGCAGCAGAACGGCCGGCCGACGCGCACGCGCTTCATCTCGCTCGCCGGCGCGTACCACGGCGACACCCTCGGGGCGGCCAGCCTCGCGTCGCTCGAGGAGTTCCACCACGTCTTCGGCCCGCTGCTGTTCGAGGTGATCCGCACCCCCGACGCGGCCGATCCCGAGGGCTGGGAGAAGGCCTTCGCCCACGTGGAGGCGGAGCTGCGCGCGCGCCCCGACGAGATCGCGGGGGTGATCGTGGAGCCGCTCATCCAGGGCGCGGCCGGGATGCGCATGTACGCGCCACAGCTCCTGGCCCGGCTGCGCGAGGTGACCCGCGAGGTCGACACCTTCCTCATCGCGGACGAGGTCTTCACCGGCTACGGGCGGACCGGGGCGATGTGGGCCTGCGAGCTGGCCGGGATCACGCCCGACTTCCTCTGCACGGCCAAGGGGTTCACGGCCGGCGTGCTGCCGATGGCCGCCACCCTCGCCACGGACCGGGTCTACGACGGCTTCCGCGGCGGGGCGGAGCGCGCGCTCATGCACGGGCACACCTTCTGCGGCAACCCCCTCGGCGCGGCCGTCGCGCGCGAGGTCCTCGCCGTCTACCGCGACGAGGACGTGATCGGGCAGGTCCGGCGCAAGGCGCCCCTGGTCGAGGCGGCCTTCGCGCGGCTCGGCGAGCTGGACGGGGTCCGGCGGGTGCGCTCCCTCGGCCTGGTCGGCGCGGCCGATCTCGGGGAGGGGGGCTACCGGGGCCAGGCCGGGTGGAACGTCTTCGAGGCGGCGCTCGCGCGGGGGGTGTTCCTCCGCCCCCTGGGGGATACGGTCTACGTGACGCCGCCGCTCAACATCTCGGAGGCGGATCTCACGCACCTGTTGGACGTGCTCACCGAGAGCGTGCGACAAGCATGCTGA